The following proteins are co-located in the Silene latifolia isolate original U9 population chromosome 1, ASM4854445v1, whole genome shotgun sequence genome:
- the LOC141645523 gene encoding protein FAR1-RELATED SEQUENCE 1-like, whose translation MWHILKKLPEKVGPVICKDTEFLKKINRCVWSEDVEPSEFEERWTTIVESLGLSDNEWLKEKFNIRNMWVPAYFRDMFLGDIIDQVRNKTYKVGFKKDDVSVVCTCKKFERHGILCRHALCVFKDRGIQKVPSDYLLSRWSKLATCQPIVGPNGQLLADCTSMDVQKNKSPEHCDELLGILREFKERVKITPDESGNTGIVKVKDKNAEIGMLLGTNIPSEIKVLPPRQCKNKGSGKRLISQRERAGEVNKKALRKCRACGEMANHDSRNCDRRTTDNE comes from the exons atgtggcacatactaAAAAAGTTGCCTGAGAAAGTAGGGCCTGTAATATGTAAAGATACTGAGTTCCTGAAGAAGATAAACCGATGTGTTTGGAGCGAAGATGTGGAGCCGTCTGAATTTGAGGAAAGGTGGACAACAATAGTTGAATCTCTTGGGTTGTCGGATAACGAGTGGCTTAAGGAGAAGTTCAACATTAGAAATATGTGGGTTCCAGCTTACTTTCGTGATATGTTTTTAGGAG ATATCATAGATCAAGTTCGAAACAAAACGTATAAGGTTGGTTTTAAGAAGGATGATGTTTCAGTGGTATGCACTtgcaagaagtttgaaagacATGGAATACTCTGTCGACATGCTCTGTGTGTCTTTAAAGATCGGGGAATTCAGAAAGTTCCAAGTGACTACCTGCTTAGTCGGTGGAGCAAACTAGCAACCTGCCAGCCAATCGTCGGCCCTAATGGCCAGTTGCTTGCTGATTGTACATCAATGGATGTACAGAAAAACAAA AGTCCTGAGCATTGTGATGAGTTGCTTGGGATTTTGCGTGAGTTCAAGGAAAGGGTAAAAATTACCCCTGATGAAAGTGGAAATACTGGTATTGTAAAGGTAAAGGACAAGAATGCTGAAATTGGGATGCTTTTAGGAACAAACATTCCTAGTGAGATTAAGGTTTTGCCTCCAAGGCAGTGCAAAAACAAAGGCTCGGGAAAAAGGCTGATCTCACAAAGAGAACGAGCTGGGGAAGTGAACAAGAAAGCGCTAAGAAAATGCAGGGCCTGTGGGGAGATGGCGAACCACGACAGTAGGAATTGTGACCGAAGGACAACCGACAATGAGTAG